GGTGGTACTAATAAGTTATGCTACTTGGGGAAGATTGATCAATGAAGTTCCTTCCGGTGTCTATAAAATTATAGATACCCATGATTTTATTACCGCACAAAGCCGTCATAAGCGTACCATTGGAAAATTATTTCAGGATGAGATTTCCATTTTAAAGCAATATGATAATATATGGACTTATTCAGTAGAGGAAGAATATATATTTGATCAGTTTACCGATAAAAAGGTTACTTTGATGCCCGTTTCATTCCCTGAAAATATTGATGGACAGAAATCTGAGCTTAAATATGATATTATTTACGTGGCCAGTGATAATCCACACAATATAAAAGGAATTCAGTGGTTTTTAAAAGAAGTGTTACCTTTGCTGAAGAATGTTAAAATTCATATCATCGGTAAAATTGGTAAGGCAATTGCAGAAGATTATCCAAATGTCATTAAATATGGGATGGTAGATGATTTACAAGAGTTCTACAATCATGCAAAAATTGCCATTTGTCCGATGTTGAGCGGAACTGGTGTGAAAATTAAAGTACTGGAAGCCTTATCTTATGGGTTGCCGGTAGTAACGAACAGAAGAGGAGTAGATGGGCTCATTAATAAAAAAAATAACGGATGCTTAGTAAGCCAGGATCCTGTAGAATTTTCAAAAGCAATTCATCAGTTAATGAGTGATGATGTCTTTTATGAAAAGATAAAAACGCAGGGTATTTGTTATTTTAAAGAAAACCACAACTCAAAAATAGAAAAAGAAATTCTTGATTCTATTTTTTTATAAAATTTATGAAGAAAAAAATCTTAATTGATCTCGAACGTCTAAGATACCCCAATTCAGGAATAGCTAATGTATTTAGAAACCTCGCAAAAGGATTACAAGAGGGGAATTCTAAGTTTGAAATGTTTTTTTTCGGTAAAAAAGAACAGCTTGAAAAAATCGAGCCTACACCGAATTGTGTTTACTGGAACAAAACACATCGTTTTTTTGAGCGTTTCAGTGGAGAATTTGACCTTATCCATGTGAGCCACCAGCTATCCTCTTATTTTCATAGAAATTATAAAGATACGGTAAAGATTGTTACTCTTCATGACCTGAATTTTTTATACGAAAATCTTACCGACTTCAAAAAAAGAAAGATGTTGGGGAAAGTGAGAAGTAATGTGAAAAATGCTGATTACATTGTCTGTATTTCAGAATACGCAAAACAGGATTTTATTCAGAATAAGAAACTTTTTACTTTTACTAAGCTTAAAGATGTCGTTGTCATTCACAATGGTATTCATCTTCCAGAGCATAGAGAATATCAGCTAGGAAAATACAATTATTTAAAAGACAAAAAATATATTTTAAATATCGGAGTACTTTTCAATAAAAAAAATCAGCTGACTTTGGTTGAAATGCTTCCTTATATTGAAGAAGATCTAGTACTTATCGCCTCAGATGAAAAGTCATCTTATGCGGATGAAGTAAGAAAAAGAATCAAAGAATTACATCTGGAACAAAGAGTTCATTTTCTTAAAAACCTTTCAGAGGAAGAAAAATATGCCGTGATTCAGCATTCGGAAGCGATGTGTCATCCTTCTATTGCTGAAGGTTTTGGAATTCCGCCTATTGAAGCCATGGCTTTTGGTAAGCCTGTTTTCCTTTCGAAATACACGAGCCTTCCGGAAATTGGTGGTGATGCCGCTTTTTATTTTGACAGTTTTGAACCGAAATCAATGGCTAAGCTATTTCATGATAAAATAAATCTTTATCGCAGCCATGAAAAAGAAATGAGTCAGGAAATAAAAAATTGGACAGAGCAATATAGTTATACCGCAATGTCCAATAATTATCTTAAGTTTTATGAATCTGTTCTGAAGAAAAATTAAGCTTTATATTCCAGAATAGTTTTCTCAATAATTTTTACACAATCCATTAATTGCTCTTCAGTAATTACCAATGGTGGTGCTAATCTGATGATGTTCCCATGTGTTGGTTTTGCCAGTAATCCGTTTTCTTTTAATTGTAAACAAAGATTCCATGCTGTAGAGCTTTCCGGAGTATCATTAATTAGAATTGCATTCAGAAGTCCTTTTCCTCTTACCTTTGTAATAAGACCTGTTTTTTCTATCAGCTTATTGATCTCGGCTCTGAAAAGCTGTCCAAGTTCTTCTGCTCTTTCCGATAATTTTTCATCAGCTACTACATCTAATGCGGCTACAGCTACTGCACAGGCAATCGGGTTTCCACCAAATGTAGAACCGTGTTGACCTGGTTTAATAACATTCATGATCTCATCATTAGCCAAAACTGCGGATACTGGATACATACCTCCTGAAAGTGCTTTTCCAAGGATTAGAATATCCGGCTGTACATTTTCGTGATGACAAGCGATCAGTTTTCCTGTTCTTGCAATCCCTGTCTGTACTTCATCGGCAATGAAAAGAACATTGTGTTTCTTACACAATTCGGATGCATTTTTAAGGAAGTTTTCATCCGGAACATACACACCAGCTTCACCCTGAATAGGCTCTACAAGGAAGGCAGCAATGTTTCCTGCTTCTCTGGTAAGTATTTCTTCCAATGCGGTAAGATCATTGTAAGGAATTTTGATAAATCCTGGAGTAAAAGGGCCATAGTTTTGGTTAGCATCCGGATCATTAGAGAAAGAAACGATGGTAGTGGTTCTTCCGTGAAAGTTATTTTCACAAACGATAATTTTTGCAGCATTTTCCGCAATACCTTTTACTTCATAGCTCCATTTTCTGGCAAGCTTTACCGCTGTTTCTACAGCTTCAGCTCCAGAATTCATAGGTAATACTTTATCAAATCCGAAAAGAGTAGTGATCTTCTGCTCATATTCTCCCAACTTAGAGTTGTAGAATGCTCTTGACGTTAAAGCTAATTTTTTTGCCTGCTCTACTAGTGCTTCTACAATTTTAGGGTGTGAATGCCCTTGGTTGACAGCAGAATATGCTGAAAGAAAATCATAATACCTTTTTCCCTCTACGTCCCAAACGAAAACACCTTCTCCGCGATCCAGAACTACTGGTAGAGGGTGATAGTTATGCGCTCCATGTTTGTCTTCAAGGTCAATAAAGTACTGTGAGTTTTTTGTTGTTTCTGCTGTTGACATATTGTTGGTTTTTGACAAATTTACATAATATTAATGAGATCATTCAACAAAAATAGACTCCAGTATATGGCTGTAATTGAAGTGTATTTTAGGGGCAAAACAGCTTGTATTGGAAAATATTTTCTTAGCGGATAAACTGTTGTAGGTATTCTATCTTTAATCATGGTAAACTTATTATTATGCGCTTTATTCAACTAAATGAGGTAATTGTTTTTTCTTTGCTAAAAGGATTTTTTGAAAGTATTATTCTTAAAATAATCTAAATCATATGATCATTTTGAATGCTATTCCCATTGGCCATGATAAAAATAAAAAGGATAAAAGATATAGTGTTGAAAACAGATAAATGATTTAAAAATCAATACGTTATATATAATAAGCGAAAAACTCTCTGAAAACCGAATAGAAGTCTCTTATTTCAAAATAGACAGGACTTGAACTTTCAATATTTTTGAAACCATGTTCTTTGAACAATTTTTTAATTCGGGTCTGATGATAAAACTGTGATACGGAAATTATCCTGTTATATTTTAGACTATCAGTGATTTTAATGGTGTTGATAACTGTCTTTTCTGTGTTATCCCCAAAGTTATCCCCAATGATCTTTTCTGTTGGAACATTGTTTTTAACCAGATAGTGTTTCATTTCTGTGCCTTCCCAATAGCCTTCTTTACCCAAACCACCACTTACCAAGATCTCTTTGATTTGTTTTTTCTGATAGAGTTCAATGCTTTTATCTAATCTTGCTTTTAATCGTGGAGAAAGTGTTCCGTCCTCGTTTACTTTATTCCCGAAGACCACTGCAAGATCTGCTTTCTGTTTGGAATTTGTAAATCCATCATAAGTAATATACAAAGAATGAATAATAAACCAGGAAAGCCCTGCAATGAGAATATATTTGATGATAATTTTCAACATATTATTTATTTTAAAATCAGAGAGGTACTTTTGTATTTATCCGGCCCAAAATCTATTTTTACTATATTAATTCATAGCTATTATTCAACGATTACATTATAAGTTGTGTCTAGTACGAAATATCAAACACTTTTTCCATTTGCTTTTCGTTGATGGAATTAGGCGTTGCTTTTAATAAAGTATTTCGAAGCCAAATTACCAACCTGTTTTCATAATGAGACACTTTACCAATGGTTGAACTCGTGTTAACGATATAATGCGCTTTTTTCATACGCAGCTTTTCGTATTGTATGAAAACTTCATCCACATTCATTCCTTCACCAAAAAGCTTTCCGAGAATGTAGGCATCTTCAATGGCCTGGCAAGCACCTTGCCCCATATTAGGAGTGGTTGCATGCGCGGCATCACCAATCAAACAAACGCGATCTTTTTGCCATTGAAAAATCGGTTCCAAATCGATAATGTCGCTAACAAATATTTTTTCTTTAGGAGTCTCGGAAATCATTTTGGGGACTTCTGGATTAAACTCGGCAAAAAGTTCTGTAAGAGTATTCGGATTTTTAACCAAGTTCTCGTTCACCACAGCGTACCAATATACTTTTTGGTCATTAATTCTCACGAAACCGAAGCGTTTGCCTTTTCCCCAAGCTTCATAGGCTTGATGATCGTATTTTGCTGTCCAATCGAATTCGTCAACACCACGCCAGCATTTTTGTTGGGAAGATCTTGTTTTTCCCATGTTTAAAATCTGATGCCGAACTACCGATTTAATTCCATCTGCACCAATGACAACGTCTGCATTAGTGATAGTTCCATCTTCAAAAGTGAGTTTGTAGCCATTTTCCTGTTCGATTTTGGATAAGCGCTTAGAAAGTTCAATATTTTCAAAACCAATTTCCTCAGCCAGAATCATCTGCAAATCGCCACGATGAATGGCAATGTTATATACTCCATATTTATGTTCGAATTTGCTCAGTTGTACATTCGATAAGGTTTTGAGCTGGGGATCAGTAATGTTAATCGTTGAAATTTTGTGACCTGCTTTTTCGATTTTGTGGCGAATGCCAAGTTTGTCAAAAACCTGCATTGCATTATTGGCCATGATAATTCCAGCACCGACAGGTTTTATCTCGGGTGCACTTTCGTAAATGGTAATGTCCAGATTATTTTTTTGCAGGGCCAAAGCTGTTGTCAAGCCACCAATTCCACCACCGATAATTGCTATTTTCATTGTGATTACATTTATATAATGAGGCAAAATTAAAAGTCAGAAAAGCCAAAAACGTTCACTTAAGGTAATTTCTTGAATTAGTAAATTCTTTTCCGGATTCTGCTCAGTGATTGTGGCGTAATTCCTAAATAAGACGAAATATATTTCTGTGGAATTTTGTTCAGAATCTCGGGTGATTTTTTCAAGAGATTGAGATAACGTTCTTCAGGGGTATAAAAAAACAATTCATCTAGCCTTTGCTTCGCATCCAAAAACGCTAAATCAGATATATGTTTTGCTAATCCAAGCCAAAAGATATCTTTCTGAATTAATGTCTCAACATCTTTTTTATCAAAATATAAAACTTCTGTTTTTAAAAGAGTTTGTATCACTGCCGAAGACTTTTTTCCAGTGATGTAGCTTGCATAATCGCCAATAACATCATCATTCACTTGTAAAAGATAGCTGATATCTTCGCCTTTTTCATTGATGTAATAAATCCGGACGGCGCCGTTCAAAATGAACCCCAAACGGTCAAAACCCCCATTTTTAGGTTCTATCATTTTGCTTTTATCATAATTCACGATGTAACAAATTTCTAAAAATTCCTCCACACGCTCCACTGA
This is a stretch of genomic DNA from Chryseobacterium tructae. It encodes these proteins:
- a CDS encoding glycosyltransferase, which produces MKKKVLYFMPDNPMSGKAGNTTRLNYMLSYFNENKDLDVTFVSLRDWGMWRKEEEILFHKKFPNIQLHLLDKKYKKSFLKYLFLYKIPYLFKRNSIDTTSYILRREFSDIIKNSAFEVVLISYATWGRLINEVPSGVYKIIDTHDFITAQSRHKRTIGKLFQDEISILKQYDNIWTYSVEEEYIFDQFTDKKVTLMPVSFPENIDGQKSELKYDIIYVASDNPHNIKGIQWFLKEVLPLLKNVKIHIIGKIGKAIAEDYPNVIKYGMVDDLQEFYNHAKIAICPMLSGTGVKIKVLEALSYGLPVVTNRRGVDGLINKKNNGCLVSQDPVEFSKAIHQLMSDDVFYEKIKTQGICYFKENHNSKIEKEILDSIFL
- a CDS encoding glycosyltransferase family 4 protein; this encodes MKKKILIDLERLRYPNSGIANVFRNLAKGLQEGNSKFEMFFFGKKEQLEKIEPTPNCVYWNKTHRFFERFSGEFDLIHVSHQLSSYFHRNYKDTVKIVTLHDLNFLYENLTDFKKRKMLGKVRSNVKNADYIVCISEYAKQDFIQNKKLFTFTKLKDVVVIHNGIHLPEHREYQLGKYNYLKDKKYILNIGVLFNKKNQLTLVEMLPYIEEDLVLIASDEKSSYADEVRKRIKELHLEQRVHFLKNLSEEEKYAVIQHSEAMCHPSIAEGFGIPPIEAMAFGKPVFLSKYTSLPEIGGDAAFYFDSFEPKSMAKLFHDKINLYRSHEKEMSQEIKNWTEQYSYTAMSNNYLKFYESVLKKN
- the rocD gene encoding ornithine--oxo-acid transaminase translates to MSTAETTKNSQYFIDLEDKHGAHNYHPLPVVLDRGEGVFVWDVEGKRYYDFLSAYSAVNQGHSHPKIVEALVEQAKKLALTSRAFYNSKLGEYEQKITTLFGFDKVLPMNSGAEAVETAVKLARKWSYEVKGIAENAAKIIVCENNFHGRTTTIVSFSNDPDANQNYGPFTPGFIKIPYNDLTALEEILTREAGNIAAFLVEPIQGEAGVYVPDENFLKNASELCKKHNVLFIADEVQTGIARTGKLIACHHENVQPDILILGKALSGGMYPVSAVLANDEIMNVIKPGQHGSTFGGNPIACAVAVAALDVVADEKLSERAEELGQLFRAEINKLIEKTGLITKVRGKGLLNAILINDTPESSTAWNLCLQLKENGLLAKPTHGNIIRLAPPLVITEEQLMDCVKIIEKTILEYKA
- a CDS encoding YdcF family protein; protein product: MLKIIIKYILIAGLSWFIIHSLYITYDGFTNSKQKADLAVVFGNKVNEDGTLSPRLKARLDKSIELYQKKQIKEILVSGGLGKEGYWEGTEMKHYLVKNNVPTEKIIGDNFGDNTEKTVINTIKITDSLKYNRIISVSQFYHQTRIKKLFKEHGFKNIESSSPVYFEIRDFYSVFREFFAYYI
- a CDS encoding FAD-dependent monooxygenase — its product is MKIAIIGGGIGGLTTALALQKNNLDITIYESAPEIKPVGAGIIMANNAMQVFDKLGIRHKIEKAGHKISTINITDPQLKTLSNVQLSKFEHKYGVYNIAIHRGDLQMILAEEIGFENIELSKRLSKIEQENGYKLTFEDGTITNADVVIGADGIKSVVRHQILNMGKTRSSQQKCWRGVDEFDWTAKYDHQAYEAWGKGKRFGFVRINDQKVYWYAVVNENLVKNPNTLTELFAEFNPEVPKMISETPKEKIFVSDIIDLEPIFQWQKDRVCLIGDAAHATTPNMGQGACQAIEDAYILGKLFGEGMNVDEVFIQYEKLRMKKAHYIVNTSSTIGKVSHYENRLVIWLRNTLLKATPNSINEKQMEKVFDISY
- a CDS encoding Crp/Fnr family transcriptional regulator, which encodes MTQAIKEKLAKTLQISVERVEEFLEICYIVNYDKSKMIEPKNGGFDRLGFILNGAVRIYYINEKGEDISYLLQVNDDVIGDYASYITGKKSSAVIQTLLKTEVLYFDKKDVETLIQKDIFWLGLAKHISDLAFLDAKQRLDELFFYTPEERYLNLLKKSPEILNKIPQKYISSYLGITPQSLSRIRKRIY